In Drosophila santomea strain STO CAGO 1482 chromosome 2L, Prin_Dsan_1.1, whole genome shotgun sequence, a single window of DNA contains:
- the LOC120453006 gene encoding uncharacterized protein LOC120453006 yields the protein MVSKTINSLRREFRPLVLKCMPYFVMSYYFMEVLYSVVNTPLVGRERAIVMDVNEVFGHFYTSFDVLLTIGAILLILGTRKEASGVTLLLIGRVVHRLFFSIWTMFFYFLFNDSLDVGSLLLLMAAKINLRDQRDWFQSKYHLLLLGGRVGLCSLFIIWMDEGVETLFSIVSFGLLVFISLGFHCKLFAFSAVVALLYHDVFSNHWSMLWGWNDTLLSIQYFSLLFCKIGGFLMLSQLGGGRWSVDGYRNRNGEKWQKKGNYRIIKTQTSA from the exons ATGGTATCAAAAACAATCAACAGTCTTAGGCGCGAGTTCAGGCCCCTGGTTCTAAAGTGCATGCCGTACTTTGTGATGTCGTACTACTTTATGGAAGTTCTGTATTCAGTGGTCAACACCCCACTTGTGGGCAGGGAGAGAGCCATTGTGATGGACGTGAACGAGGTGTTCGGCCACTTCTATACATCATTTGATGTGCTGCTGACCATTGGAGCCATCCTTCTCATCCTCGGCACGCGAAAGGAGGCGAGTGGAGTCACCCTGCTGCTCATCGGCAGAGTTGTCCATCGGCTGTTCTTCTCGATATGGACCATGTTCTTCTACTTCCTCTTCAACGACAGCTTGGATGTGGGCTCgcttctgctgctgatggCGGCCAAAATCAATCTGAGGGACCAGAGGGATTGGTTCCAGTCGAAATACCATCTTTTATTGCTGGGAGGAAGGGTCGGCCTGTGCAGCTTGTTCATCATTTGGATGGACGAGGGCGTGGAG ACTCTGTTCAGCATCGTGTCATTTGGccttttggttttcatttcgcttGGCTTCCATTGCAAACTGTTTGCCTTTAGCGCGGTGGTTGCCCTGCTGTATCACGATGTCTTCAGTAATCATTGGAGCATGTTGTGGGGCTGGAACGATACGCTGCTGTCAATACAATATTTCTCCCTGCTCTTCTGCAAAATTGGCGGATTCCTTATGCTCTCGCAGCTGGGAGGAGGCAGGTGGTCGGTGGATGGCTACCGGAACAGAAACGGCGAGAAATGGCAGAAAAAAGGCAACTACCGGATCATTAAGACGCAGACGTCGGCCTAG